A part of Brachybacterium faecium DSM 4810 genomic DNA contains:
- a CDS encoding ABC-type uncharacterized transport system, ATPase component (PFAM: ABC transporter), whose translation MSTIPTPDPAPSPNGPAPPAAVELAGLRRDYLVRSAAPGSRRRRRRVVRAVDDVSLRLEPGEAVGFVGANGAGKSTTIKMMTGILQPTAGTVRVLGRDPVPERRHLAREIGVVFGQRSQLWWDLPLRDSYRILGAMHRLTERERESRLERLVEGLGLEQFLDRPVRQLSLGQRMRGEVAAALLHSPALVVLDEPTIGLDMVSKEGLRRFLREDRAARGTTLFLTTHDMGDVERLCERIVVVNTGTVAYDGPLSSFRERLGAPRELIVDLAAPCDELELPPAARTTAVEAEGIRHRISFSGAELTVPALLAALNGQAEVRDLSLAEPAIEDLVRQIYARGGLG comes from the coding sequence ATGAGCACCATCCCGACCCCCGATCCCGCCCCCTCGCCGAACGGCCCGGCCCCGCCGGCCGCCGTCGAGCTCGCGGGGCTGCGCCGCGACTACCTGGTGCGCTCCGCCGCGCCCGGGTCCCGCCGGCGCCGGCGCCGCGTGGTGCGCGCCGTCGACGACGTCTCCCTGCGCCTCGAGCCCGGCGAGGCCGTCGGCTTCGTGGGCGCCAACGGCGCCGGCAAATCGACCACCATCAAGATGATGACCGGGATCCTGCAGCCGACGGCCGGCACGGTCCGGGTGCTGGGCCGGGACCCGGTGCCGGAGCGGCGTCACCTGGCCCGCGAGATCGGGGTGGTCTTCGGGCAGCGGTCCCAGCTGTGGTGGGACCTGCCGCTGCGGGACAGCTACCGCATCCTCGGCGCGATGCACCGCCTCACCGAGCGGGAGCGCGAGTCCCGCCTCGAGCGGCTGGTCGAGGGGCTGGGCCTCGAACAGTTCCTGGACCGCCCCGTGCGCCAGCTGTCGCTGGGCCAGCGGATGCGCGGCGAGGTCGCCGCCGCGCTGCTGCACTCCCCCGCCCTGGTGGTGCTCGACGAGCCGACGATCGGCCTGGACATGGTGTCGAAGGAGGGGCTGCGCCGCTTCCTGCGCGAGGACCGCGCCGCGCGGGGCACCACCCTGTTCCTCACCACCCACGACATGGGTGACGTGGAGCGGCTGTGCGAGCGGATCGTGGTGGTCAACACCGGGACCGTCGCCTACGACGGGCCGCTGAGCTCGTTCCGCGAGCGGCTGGGCGCGCCCCGCGAGCTCATCGTGGATCTCGCCGCACCCTGCGACGAGCTCGAGCTGCCGCCGGCGGCCCGCACCACGGCGGTGGAGGCCGAGGGGATCCGCCACCGCATCAGCTTCTCGGGGGCGGAGCTGACCGTCCCCGCCCTGCTCGCTGCGCTCAACGGCCAGGCCGAGGTGCGGGACCTCTCCCTCGCCGAGCCCGCGATCGAGGACCTGGTGCGCCAGATCTACGCCCGCGGAGGCTTGGGCTGA
- a CDS encoding ABC-type uncharacterized transport system, permease component (PFAM: Protein of unknown function (DUF990)), protein MVATLYGARIRSQASFRTSFLADLLGQILIVGTEFLELWVILSQVGVLGGMRLSQVAVVYGLGALAFGIGDIVFGEIDGLSAQIRSGRLETLLIRPVPLLLQISSLDLSLRRIGRIVVGLAMYVTALGIAGFAPTPATLVLAVLAPLAGALLFGALFTMAGALQFWLVDGREFANAFTYGGNYVATTPGAVFSLPMRAFFTFVIPATLIAYAPALALLDLPGPALVPTWAGWLGLPAAALAWAVAGLLWRAGVRRYTGAGG, encoded by the coding sequence ATGGTGGCCACGCTGTACGGCGCGCGGATCCGCTCCCAGGCGAGCTTCCGCACCAGCTTCCTCGCCGACCTGCTCGGGCAGATCCTCATCGTCGGCACCGAGTTCCTCGAGCTGTGGGTGATCCTCTCCCAGGTCGGTGTGCTCGGCGGGATGCGGCTCTCGCAGGTCGCCGTGGTCTACGGGCTCGGCGCGCTCGCCTTCGGGATCGGGGACATCGTCTTCGGGGAGATCGACGGGCTCTCGGCACAGATCAGGTCCGGTCGGCTCGAGACGCTGCTGATCCGCCCGGTGCCGCTGCTGCTGCAGATCTCGAGCCTGGACCTCTCGCTGCGGCGGATCGGCAGGATCGTGGTGGGGCTGGCGATGTACGTGACCGCACTCGGGATCGCGGGTTTCGCGCCGACGCCGGCCACACTGGTGCTGGCCGTGCTCGCCCCGCTCGCCGGGGCGCTGCTGTTCGGTGCGCTGTTCACGATGGCCGGCGCGCTGCAGTTCTGGCTGGTCGACGGGCGCGAGTTCGCCAATGCCTTCACCTATGGCGGCAACTATGTCGCCACCACCCCGGGCGCCGTCTTCTCCCTGCCGATGCGCGCCTTCTTCACCTTCGTCATCCCGGCGACGCTGATCGCCTACGCCCCCGCCCTCGCGCTGCTGGACCTGCCCGGCCCGGCCCTGGTCCCGACCTGGGCGGGCTGGCTCGGCCTGCCTGCGGCGGCCCTGGCCTGGGCCGTCGCCGGGCTGCTCTGGCGCGCAGGAGTCCGTCGATACACAGGAGCCGGTGGATGA